One Rhipicephalus microplus isolate Deutch F79 chromosome 4, USDA_Rmic, whole genome shotgun sequence genomic window carries:
- the LOC142814270 gene encoding uncharacterized protein LOC142814270 isoform X2, with amino-acid sequence MQYYFISLLIADVQSMAAHNCHRPMIPRFVPRLLGVGTQPTACTPSCTSAAWRISAWRRRLSPQAMAPNSSPWQSTVQHFRRPIQQGARIHAQCCVKATGPWTSMSWTCHQLRMTMESQGGAICSHHATCCSETAAALSWTFFEVHRNALSHGQCPPAPLPLSPVPLPHAVLQERCGWLIFSSPAAPAMNHHGVNV; translated from the exons atgcagtactattttatatcgctcctcatcgcagatgtgcaaagcatggctgcgcataattgtcatagacccatgattcccagattcgtgccacgactcctgggtgtgggaacacaacccactgcgtgcacgcctagttgcacatctgcagcctggcgaatatctgcttg gagacgcaggctatcccctcaagccatggctcctaattccagtccttggcagtcaaccgtgcaacacttccgaaggccgatacaacaaggagcacgcatccatgcacaatgttgtgtaaag gcgactggaccttggacgagtatgtcgtggacatgccaccagctgaggatgacgatggagagccaagggggagccatatgctcacaccacgcaacgtgctgctcagagacggcagcagcgctgtcttggaccttttttgaagtacacaggaacg ccctcagccatggccagtgccctcctgcaccgctgccgctttctcctgtgccgctgccacacgccgtTCTGCAGgagcgatgcgggtggttgattttttcatctcccgcagcacctgcaatgaatcatcatggtgtaaatgtttaa
- the LOC142814270 gene encoding uncharacterized protein LOC142814270 isoform X1: MQYYFISLLIADVQSMAAHNCHRPMIPRFVPRLLGVGTQPTACTPSCTSAAWRISAWRRRLSPQAMAPNSSPWQSTVQHFRRPIQQGARIHAQCCVKATGPWTSMSWTCHQLRMTMESQGGAICSHHATCCSETAAALSWTFFEVHRNESPQPWPVPSCTAAAFSCAAATRRSAGAMRVVDFFISRSTCNESSWCKCLSELPVNP, translated from the exons atgcagtactattttatatcgctcctcatcgcagatgtgcaaagcatggctgcgcataattgtcatagacccatgattcccagattcgtgccacgactcctgggtgtgggaacacaacccactgcgtgcacgcctagttgcacatctgcagcctggcgaatatctgcttg gagacgcaggctatcccctcaagccatggctcctaattccagtccttggcagtcaaccgtgcaacacttccgaaggccgatacaacaaggagcacgcatccatgcacaatgttgtgtaaag gcgactggaccttggacgagtatgtcgtggacatgccaccagctgaggatgacgatggagagccaagggggagccatatgctcacaccacgcaacgtgctgctcagagacggcagcagcgctgtcttggaccttttttgaagtacacaggaacg aaagccctcagccatggccagtgccctcctgcaccgctgccgctttctcctgtgccgctgccacacgccgtTCTGCAGgagcgatgcgggtggttgattttttcatctcccgcagcacctgcaatgaatcatcatggtgtaaatgtttaagtgagctgccggtaaacccttaa
- the LOC142814270 gene encoding uncharacterized protein LOC142814270 isoform X3: MAAHNCHRPMIPRFVPRLLGVGTQPTACTPSCTSAAWRISAWRRRLSPQAMAPNSSPWQSTVQHFRRPIQQGARIHAQCCVKATGPWTSMSWTCHQLRMTMESQGGAICSHHATCCSETAAALSWTFFEVHRNESPQPWPVPSCTAAAFSCAAATRRSAGAMRVVDFFISRSTCNESSWCKCLSELPVNP, translated from the exons atggctgcgcataattgtcatagacccatgattcccagattcgtgccacgactcctgggtgtgggaacacaacccactgcgtgcacgcctagttgcacatctgcagcctggcgaatatctgcttg gagacgcaggctatcccctcaagccatggctcctaattccagtccttggcagtcaaccgtgcaacacttccgaaggccgatacaacaaggagcacgcatccatgcacaatgttgtgtaaag gcgactggaccttggacgagtatgtcgtggacatgccaccagctgaggatgacgatggagagccaagggggagccatatgctcacaccacgcaacgtgctgctcagagacggcagcagcgctgtcttggaccttttttgaagtacacaggaacg aaagccctcagccatggccagtgccctcctgcaccgctgccgctttctcctgtgccgctgccacacgccgtTCTGCAGgagcgatgcgggtggttgattttttcatctcccgcagcacctgcaatgaatcatcatggtgtaaatgtttaagtgagctgccggtaaacccttaa